One Terriglobales bacterium genomic window carries:
- the lpxK gene encoding tetraacyldisaccharide 4'-kinase, with the protein MMLSSVYSFVTAFRNQLYDRDLLAARRLARPVVSVGNISTGGSGKTPFVIALGELLQARGISFDVLSRGYGRKSTGVRVVDPAGLPEEFGDEPLLIARKLKVPVVVGEDRYQAGAAAEKLFETRLHLLDDGFQHRQLARDFDVVLVTPEEARDRLLPRGRLREALTALRRADAVVLMSGAEPHAFPAARAFWRARRGILATNVPPRPVAFCAIARPKNFFLQLTKAGIEPAGEAVFRDHHRYTKDDVHELLHLAQKCDAGGFVTTEKDAVNLGGYFSSLKPLAVVPVKMELVDAQAAIDAMLDAIARRRGRPV; encoded by the coding sequence ATGATGCTTTCCTCCGTTTACAGCTTCGTGACCGCGTTCCGCAATCAGCTCTACGACCGCGACTTGCTGGCCGCGCGCCGCCTCGCCAGGCCCGTGGTCAGCGTGGGCAACATCTCGACCGGTGGTTCGGGCAAGACACCGTTCGTGATCGCACTGGGCGAACTCCTGCAGGCGCGCGGCATCTCCTTCGACGTGCTCTCCCGCGGTTACGGTCGCAAGAGCACAGGCGTGCGCGTCGTGGACCCCGCGGGATTGCCGGAAGAGTTCGGCGACGAGCCTTTACTCATCGCGCGCAAGCTCAAGGTTCCGGTGGTGGTCGGCGAAGACCGTTACCAGGCCGGCGCCGCTGCGGAAAAGCTGTTTGAGACCCGGCTTCACCTCCTCGACGACGGCTTTCAACACCGGCAACTCGCCCGCGACTTCGATGTCGTGCTGGTGACTCCCGAGGAGGCACGCGACCGCCTGCTGCCCCGCGGACGCCTGCGCGAGGCACTGACCGCGCTGCGCCGCGCCGACGCCGTCGTGCTCATGAGCGGCGCCGAACCGCACGCATTCCCCGCGGCCAGAGCTTTCTGGCGCGCGAGGCGCGGCATCCTGGCCACGAATGTCCCGCCCCGCCCGGTGGCGTTCTGCGCCATCGCCCGCCCCAAGAACTTCTTCCTGCAGCTGACCAAGGCGGGCATCGAGCCCGCGGGGGAGGCCGTCTTCCGCGATCATCACCGCTACACCAAGGACGACGTCCACGAACTGCTGCACCTGGCCCAGAAGTGCGACGCCGGCGGCTTCGTCACCACGGAAAAAGATGCCGTGAACCTGGGCGGCTATTTCTCTTCGCTGAAGCCTCTGGCCGTTGTCCCGGTGAAGATGGAACTGGTGGACGCGCAGGCGGCGATCGACGCCATGCTCGACGCCATCGCCCGGCGCCGCGGACGGCCGGTGTGA
- a CDS encoding 3-deoxy-D-manno-octulosonic acid transferase — protein sequence MHFLYSAALLLALLVTLPYWLWKMLAAGKYRSGLAERLGSVPPRILRRSPEGCIWVHAVSVGEVLAIGKLVEGLAARHPGRRLFVSTTTATGQKLARERFGEENVFFFPLDLGFSVRSYMRALRPAMVVLAETEFWPNFLHAAHSQGARVAVVNARISDRSFPRYRWLRFVWRHVLRRVAVFLAQSGLDAQRLVEIGAPAERVRVAGNLKFDIAAPAAKPVVEMLGAAFARSGVDQVIVAGSTVEGEEPLLLDAFRPLLKSHPRTALVLAPRHPERFESVAGLLLGSSSSFIRRSRMTGQESCAGAVILLDTIGELAAVYTLASVAFVGGSLVPRGGHNILEPAQHGVPIVTGPHTENFRDIVNIFSRAGAVSVAAPEWLSAELLRLLDDSVVRRELGQRAADVFRSQSGATARTLEALETLLPAVESRAG from the coding sequence ATGCACTTCCTCTACAGCGCGGCGCTGTTGCTGGCGCTGCTGGTGACCCTTCCCTACTGGCTGTGGAAGATGCTCGCCGCCGGCAAGTACCGCTCCGGACTGGCCGAGCGCCTGGGCAGCGTGCCGCCGCGCATCCTGCGCCGGTCGCCGGAGGGATGCATCTGGGTGCATGCGGTCTCGGTCGGCGAGGTGCTGGCGATCGGCAAGCTGGTCGAGGGGTTGGCCGCGCGCCATCCCGGGCGGCGGCTCTTCGTCTCCACCACCACCGCCACCGGCCAGAAGCTGGCTCGCGAACGATTCGGCGAGGAGAACGTCTTCTTTTTCCCGCTTGACCTCGGGTTCAGTGTCCGCAGTTACATGCGGGCGTTGCGTCCGGCGATGGTGGTGCTGGCGGAGACCGAGTTCTGGCCGAATTTCCTGCACGCCGCCCATTCCCAAGGCGCGCGCGTCGCGGTGGTGAATGCGCGCATCTCGGATCGCTCTTTTCCGCGGTATCGGTGGTTGCGATTCGTTTGGAGGCATGTGCTGCGCCGCGTCGCAGTCTTCCTGGCGCAGAGCGGGCTGGACGCCCAACGGCTGGTCGAGATCGGCGCGCCGGCGGAGCGCGTGCGCGTCGCCGGCAACCTGAAGTTCGATATCGCCGCCCCGGCGGCCAAGCCCGTGGTCGAGATGCTGGGCGCTGCTTTTGCCCGTTCCGGCGTGGACCAGGTCATCGTCGCCGGCAGCACCGTGGAAGGGGAGGAGCCGTTACTGCTCGATGCCTTCCGCCCTTTGCTCAAGTCGCACCCGCGGACGGCGCTGGTCCTGGCGCCGCGGCACCCGGAGCGCTTCGAATCGGTCGCCGGCCTGCTGTTGGGCAGCAGCTCGAGTTTCATCAGGCGCTCCCGCATGACCGGCCAGGAATCCTGCGCCGGGGCGGTCATCCTGCTGGATACCATCGGCGAACTGGCCGCCGTCTATACGCTGGCGTCCGTGGCTTTCGTCGGAGGAAGCCTGGTCCCCCGCGGCGGGCACAACATTCTCGAGCCGGCGCAGCACGGCGTGCCCATCGTGACCGGACCGCACACCGAGAATTTCCGCGACATCGTGAACATCTTCAGCCGCGCCGGCGCGGTCAGCGTGGCCGCGCCGGAGTGGTTGAGCGCCGAACTCCTGCGCTTGCTCGATGATTCCGTCGTCCGCCGCGAGCTGGGACAGCGCGCGGCCGATGTCTTTCGCTCGCAGTCCGGCGCCACCGCCCGCACCCTGGAAGCGCTGGAGACGCTTCTACCGGCCGTGGAGAGCCGCGCCGGATGA
- a CDS encoding DUF5666 domain-containing protein gives MIRRWFLALAWTGLFLSLSACGVGGGSPIDKGTGSAPLNVNIGDASADRIVSFDLTINSVTLTGSGVSATLLSTPTKVEFSHLSGTVAPLSLASASNATFNNLTITLADPHVTIINDLGVPVAANASLTQASVSVPISATFNNTASTLNIDLNLAQSTTLNLGVNPPTASIAPILTAAVVTNAASSQTPETGGFQEVTGAISGIAGSSFTISVKQAGETLTFATDSNTTFSGVSGVPALQTGNVVQVNGATMNDGTLLATRVSLQVGGPAGLEVEGLVASVTGSPATSVDAVVHDVATSSASQPAIADIVTTDISTVPANKFLVNSAADLTGVAVAFDASHVAVGQSLELDAATAAANNIVADQVQLRDGTWTGTITGAIIPVGNATKFTLTLPSDSALVKLTAPTLNPVTTITVFKQPSTTMLNGVTITPNLAVRVRGPLFFDGANYTLVAVRMTTP, from the coding sequence ATGATCAGAAGATGGTTTCTCGCCCTGGCCTGGACCGGCCTTTTTCTTTCGCTCAGCGCGTGTGGCGTTGGCGGCGGCTCACCCATCGACAAGGGGACGGGGTCCGCGCCTCTGAACGTGAATATCGGCGATGCTTCCGCGGACCGCATCGTCTCGTTCGACCTGACCATCAATTCCGTGACCTTGACCGGCAGCGGCGTCAGCGCCACCCTGCTGTCGACGCCGACCAAGGTGGAATTCAGTCACCTTTCGGGCACGGTCGCGCCGCTCTCGCTGGCATCGGCCTCGAACGCGACCTTTAACAACCTGACCATCACCCTGGCCGACCCGCACGTGACCATCATCAACGACCTCGGCGTTCCGGTGGCGGCCAATGCCAGCCTGACCCAAGCCAGCGTGTCGGTGCCCATCAGCGCCACCTTCAACAACACGGCTTCGACGCTGAACATCGACCTGAATCTCGCGCAGTCGACCACCTTGAATCTGGGAGTCAATCCGCCCACCGCCAGCATCGCCCCGATCCTCACCGCTGCCGTGGTGACGAACGCCGCCTCCAGCCAGACGCCGGAGACGGGCGGGTTCCAGGAGGTGACCGGCGCCATCAGCGGTATTGCCGGCAGTTCGTTCACCATCAGCGTGAAACAGGCCGGGGAGACACTGACCTTCGCCACCGACAGCAACACGACCTTCAGCGGGGTGAGCGGCGTTCCCGCCTTGCAGACCGGTAACGTCGTACAGGTGAACGGCGCCACCATGAACGATGGCACCTTGCTGGCGACCCGCGTGAGCCTTCAGGTCGGAGGCCCCGCCGGGCTGGAGGTGGAAGGGCTGGTCGCCAGCGTGACCGGCAGTCCGGCGACGAGCGTCGATGCAGTCGTGCACGATGTGGCGACCAGCAGCGCATCGCAGCCCGCTATCGCTGACATCGTGACCACCGACATCAGCACCGTACCCGCCAACAAGTTCCTGGTGAACAGCGCGGCCGACCTGACCGGAGTGGCCGTCGCCTTCGACGCCAGCCACGTGGCCGTGGGACAAAGCCTGGAACTCGATGCCGCCACCGCTGCGGCCAACAACATCGTCGCCGACCAGGTGCAGTTGAGGGACGGAACGTGGACCGGCACCATCACTGGCGCCATCATTCCCGTGGGAAACGCGACGAAGTTCACGCTCACGCTCCCCTCCGATTCCGCCCTGGTCAAGCTGACGGCGCCAACCCTGAACCCGGTGACGACCATCACCGTCTTCAAGCAGCCCTCCACCACGATGCTGAACGGGGTCACGATCACGCCCAACCTGGCGGTGCGGGTGCGGGGCCCGCTCTTCTTCGACGGCGCCAACTACACCCTGGTCGCGGTACGCATGACCACACCGTGA
- a CDS encoding DUF971 domain-containing protein has protein sequence MPMPALPPAEPKSVVVNLTAGTGIEIEWKDGHRSSYTFQYLRDACPCAMCNEERDKTGREPGEAAKPAAGALPMFKAAAKPVHVERMGKYAIRFTWNDKHEHGIYSWDYFRHICPCAECRALRAASQEPTTKVQ, from the coding sequence ATGCCCATGCCCGCGCTGCCTCCGGCCGAGCCCAAGTCCGTGGTTGTGAACCTGACGGCCGGCACGGGCATAGAGATCGAGTGGAAGGACGGCCACCGCAGCAGCTACACCTTCCAGTACCTGCGCGACGCCTGCCCCTGCGCCATGTGCAACGAGGAGCGCGACAAGACGGGGCGCGAGCCCGGGGAGGCGGCAAAACCCGCTGCCGGCGCGCTTCCCATGTTCAAGGCGGCGGCGAAGCCGGTCCACGTGGAGCGCATGGGCAAGTACGCGATCCGTTTCACCTGGAACGACAAACACGAGCACGGGATCTATTCCTGGGACTACTTCCGCCACATCTGTCCCTGCGCGGAATGCCGCGCCCTGCGCGCCGCCAGCCAGGAACCGACCACGAAGGTGCAGTAG
- a CDS encoding UvrD-helicase domain-containing protein, translated as MQHLLDQLNPQQRKAVETVAGPLLILAGAGSGKTRVITYRIAHLIENLGVSPDSILAVTFTNKAAAEMAERVEKLTSGSLLRQPWISTFHSFCVRVLRRDIEALNEFRKDFAIYDETDQQQVVKAAMRRLGLDDKQTKPQAVLGRISWAKNHMLDPQQVFHSANDPISERVAHVFEIYRQELRKANALDFDDLLLEAVRLLKEAAEVRERYNRRFEYILIDEYQDTNRPQYELMRLLAGAHHNVCVVGDEDQSIYSWRGADIRNILEFEKDFPDAKIIRLEQNYRSTQTILSAASAVVAHNVQRKGKTLWTSREGGGKVGFYEAPDGENEALFVADHISKYVARAHQEGVEQPRAAVLYRTNFQSRLVEEAMRRYGVKYHVVGGFSFYERTEIKDLISYLKLIQNLDDSIALLRVVNTPVRGIGKTTVETLERIALETGMSLWGAIGEAIQRHLLPARALAALKGFRQVIEDGRAMLAGTFVEKLAGELQESSVVSRQSSAEESISEDESAADFFSKLAADDRRPSTDDQASDQRLATSDPVVGFRSPGGPATLPEVLKFLIDRTGYIKQLEEEATPDSFARIDNLRELVNAAMDARDRGETLSDFLDHAALVSEADDYDEKAQITLMTLHAAKGLEFPLVCLIGLEEGLFPHSRTLMDPPQLEEERRLCYVGMTRAMDTLLITRARFRRRYGTDLPDATVPSRFLEEVPPQLLEDLTEPRGRGTARDVVARDYDHAHDRYDEDFDQRPRYGNGRKPKTSYGGATYNSIDNIAEFFASRGKKFTRSKIEVPTSTGKTGFRPGMKVRHPKYGEGTVYKREGEGDDAKITVQFPRFGLKKLVERFAQLERA; from the coding sequence GTGCAGCATCTCCTGGACCAACTCAATCCGCAGCAGCGCAAGGCGGTGGAAACCGTCGCGGGCCCGCTGCTGATCCTGGCCGGCGCCGGCAGTGGCAAGACCCGGGTCATCACCTACCGCATCGCACACCTGATCGAGAACCTCGGCGTCTCGCCGGATTCCATCCTGGCGGTCACCTTCACCAACAAGGCGGCGGCGGAGATGGCGGAACGGGTGGAGAAGCTGACCAGCGGATCGCTGCTCCGCCAGCCCTGGATCTCGACCTTCCATTCCTTCTGCGTGCGGGTGCTGCGGCGCGACATCGAGGCGCTGAACGAGTTCCGCAAAGATTTCGCCATCTACGACGAGACCGACCAGCAGCAGGTGGTGAAGGCGGCCATGCGGCGGCTGGGCCTCGACGACAAGCAGACCAAGCCGCAGGCGGTGCTGGGGCGCATCTCCTGGGCCAAGAACCACATGCTCGACCCGCAGCAGGTCTTCCACAGCGCCAACGATCCGATCAGCGAGCGGGTGGCGCACGTCTTCGAGATCTATCGGCAGGAATTGCGCAAGGCCAACGCGCTCGACTTCGACGACCTGCTGTTAGAGGCTGTCCGCCTGCTGAAAGAGGCGGCCGAGGTCCGCGAGCGCTACAACCGCCGCTTCGAGTACATCCTGATCGACGAATACCAGGACACCAACCGCCCGCAGTACGAGCTCATGCGCCTGCTGGCCGGCGCGCACCACAACGTCTGCGTGGTGGGCGACGAGGACCAGTCGATCTACTCCTGGCGCGGAGCCGACATCCGCAATATCCTGGAGTTCGAGAAGGACTTTCCGGACGCGAAGATCATCCGCCTGGAGCAGAACTACCGCTCCACCCAGACCATCCTGAGCGCGGCCTCGGCGGTGGTGGCCCACAACGTCCAACGCAAGGGGAAGACCCTGTGGACGTCGCGCGAAGGCGGCGGCAAAGTCGGTTTCTACGAAGCCCCCGACGGCGAGAACGAGGCCTTGTTCGTCGCCGACCACATCTCCAAGTACGTGGCCCGTGCCCATCAGGAAGGCGTGGAGCAGCCGCGCGCTGCCGTACTGTACCGCACTAACTTCCAGTCACGGCTGGTGGAAGAGGCCATGCGCCGCTACGGGGTGAAGTACCACGTGGTGGGCGGCTTCTCCTTCTACGAACGCACCGAGATCAAGGACCTGATCTCGTACCTCAAGTTGATCCAGAACCTGGACGACTCCATCGCGCTGCTGCGGGTGGTCAACACGCCGGTGCGCGGCATCGGCAAGACCACGGTCGAGACGCTGGAGCGGATCGCGCTCGAGACCGGGATGTCGCTATGGGGAGCGATCGGGGAGGCAATCCAGCGGCACCTGCTGCCGGCGCGTGCCCTGGCAGCGTTGAAGGGCTTCCGGCAGGTCATCGAGGACGGGCGGGCGATGCTGGCGGGGACATTCGTGGAGAAACTGGCGGGTGAGCTGCAGGAGTCGTCAGTCGTCAGTCGCCAGTCGTCAGCCGAAGAGTCTATCTCGGAAGACGAGAGCGCGGCGGACTTCTTCAGTAAGCTTGCGGCCGACGACCGACGACCGTCGACCGACGACCAAGCGAGCGACCAGCGACTAGCGACTAGCGACCCAGTGGTCGGTTTCCGCTCCCCCGGCGGCCCCGCCACCTTGCCCGAGGTCCTGAAGTTCCTGATCGACCGCACCGGTTACATCAAGCAGCTTGAAGAAGAGGCGACGCCGGATTCCTTCGCCCGCATCGACAACCTGCGCGAACTGGTGAACGCCGCCATGGATGCGCGCGACCGCGGCGAAACCCTTTCCGATTTCCTCGACCACGCCGCCTTGGTCAGCGAAGCCGACGACTACGACGAGAAAGCGCAGATCACGCTCATGACCCTGCACGCTGCCAAGGGACTGGAGTTCCCGCTGGTGTGCCTGATCGGCCTGGAGGAGGGCCTGTTTCCGCATTCGCGGACGCTGATGGACCCGCCGCAGCTCGAGGAAGAGCGCCGCTTGTGCTACGTCGGGATGACCCGCGCCATGGACACGCTGCTGATCACCCGCGCCCGCTTCCGCCGGCGCTACGGCACCGACTTGCCGGATGCGACCGTGCCCTCGCGCTTCCTGGAGGAGGTCCCGCCGCAGTTGCTCGAGGACCTCACCGAGCCCCGCGGGCGAGGAACCGCGCGGGATGTTGTCGCCCGCGACTACGACCACGCGCACGATCGTTACGACGAGGACTTCGACCAGCGGCCCCGCTACGGCAACGGGCGCAAGCCGAAGACCTCGTACGGCGGCGCCACCTACAATTCCATCGACAACATCGCCGAGTTCTTCGCCTCGCGGGGCAAGAAGTTCACGCGTTCCAAGATCGAGGTGCCCACTTCGACCGGCAAAACCGGATTCCGCCCGGGCATGAAGGTGCGTCACCCGAAGTACGGCGAGGGGACGGTGTACAAGCGCGAAGGCGAGGGTGACGACGCGAAGATTACTGTACAATTCCCACGTTTTGGCCTGAAAAAGCTGGTGGAACGGTTTGCGCAGCTGGAACGCGCGTGA
- a CDS encoding amino acid permease: MGPWSLTALGIGAVIGSGIFTVIGTAIAGQKFEVSSILNAPLLDYLVHHSATFGRPGAGPGIALSFVLVAVACAFTALCYAELASMIPIAGSAYTYTYATMGELIAWIIGWDLILEYAVSNMAVSVGFAAHLVDLFDWFSIHPPLRWISPAYLPSGLSDFAGNELYKPGWHFGFNIPAFLVVMILTVLLVRGIRESAEANNAMVMLKIAAIMAFVIAGSYYVKPANWHPFLPNGWAGVLTGGSIIFFTYIGFDSVSTAAEEAKNPQRDLPIGIIATLIICTLLYIAVVVILTGMVRWETLIDDAAPVVNTMRKLKMHGVRLAVLLGAMMGMISSLLVFQLGQARVWFAMSRDGLLPKMFGYVHPRFRTPSIATWVAGFLVGIPAGMFDIGTFADLSNIGTLFAFALVAGGVLILRYRDPHRPRSFRAPGGPVAPVMTILTCLLLMAGLPIMNWIRFLTWLIIGLVVYSLYGRRHSEFAGRQG, encoded by the coding sequence CTGGGCCCGTGGAGCCTCACCGCGCTCGGCATCGGCGCGGTCATCGGCTCCGGCATCTTCACCGTGATCGGCACCGCGATCGCCGGCCAGAAGTTCGAAGTCTCCTCGATCCTCAACGCTCCCCTGCTGGACTACCTGGTCCACCATTCAGCGACCTTCGGCAGGCCGGGAGCCGGTCCGGGGATTGCGCTGTCCTTCGTGCTGGTTGCGGTGGCATGTGCGTTCACAGCTCTGTGTTACGCGGAGCTGGCGTCGATGATCCCCATCGCCGGCAGCGCCTATACCTACACCTACGCCACCATGGGCGAACTGATCGCCTGGATCATCGGCTGGGACCTGATCCTGGAATATGCCGTCAGCAACATGGCCGTGAGCGTCGGCTTCGCCGCCCACCTGGTCGATCTGTTCGATTGGTTCAGCATCCATCCGCCCCTGCGATGGATCTCCCCGGCTTACTTGCCCAGCGGGCTCTCCGATTTCGCCGGGAACGAGCTGTACAAACCGGGCTGGCATTTCGGTTTCAACATTCCGGCGTTCCTGGTGGTCATGATCCTGACCGTGCTGCTGGTGCGCGGTATCCGTGAATCGGCGGAGGCGAACAATGCCATGGTGATGCTGAAGATCGCCGCCATCATGGCCTTTGTCATCGCCGGTTCCTATTACGTCAAGCCGGCGAACTGGCACCCATTCCTGCCCAACGGCTGGGCCGGCGTGCTCACCGGCGGCTCGATCATATTCTTCACCTATATCGGCTTCGATTCGGTCTCGACGGCAGCGGAGGAGGCCAAGAACCCGCAACGCGACTTGCCCATCGGCATCATCGCGACTCTCATCATCTGTACGCTGCTCTATATCGCGGTCGTGGTGATCCTGACCGGCATGGTGCGATGGGAGACATTGATCGACGATGCTGCCCCGGTCGTGAACACCATGCGCAAGCTGAAGATGCATGGCGTGCGGCTGGCGGTCTTGCTGGGCGCGATGATGGGCATGATCTCCTCGCTGCTGGTCTTCCAGCTGGGCCAGGCGCGGGTTTGGTTTGCCATGTCGCGCGACGGCCTGCTGCCGAAGATGTTCGGCTATGTCCATCCCCGGTTTCGCACTCCCAGCATCGCCACCTGGGTGGCGGGATTTCTGGTCGGCATTCCTGCCGGCATGTTCGATATCGGCACGTTCGCCGATCTTTCCAACATCGGCACCCTGTTCGCGTTCGCGCTGGTGGCGGGCGGGGTGCTGATCCTGCGTTACCGCGATCCCCACCGTCCGCGCTCCTTCCGCGCGCCCGGTGGGCCGGTGGCACCGGTGATGACGATCCTCACCTGTCTGCTTCTGATGGCCGGGCTTCCAATCATGAATTGGATCCGGTTCCTTACCTGGCTGATCATCGGGTTGGTCGTGTATTCGCTCTATGGCCGCCGGCACAGCGAGTTCGCCGGCAGGCAGGGGTAG
- the add gene encoding adenosine deaminase has protein sequence MAPAQPSPFILALPKAELHVHLEGSVEPETLVELSRRHDHPEFTLHDAERLYRYQDFGAFLAAFKTVSELVVDPEDYELITYRLMERLHAENVVHAEVYVSVGVALWYKRDFAPIFEALERGRRRGERDFGVSVLWLFDAVRQFGPDRARRVVDQAARYRERNVVGIGLGGDERRAGPELFRDVYAYAADHGLHLTCHAGETAGPESIWGALNLKAERLGHALTAERDRELMAALVERQVPLEICISSNLRTASCSRIEDHPVKRYFDLGAMVTLNSDDPAMFGTSLGREYQIAQEAFGFTDEQLREVARNSFEASFLAPEKKLSYLDRLDALPPFAERPVRHS, from the coding sequence ATGGCCCCGGCGCAGCCAAGTCCTTTCATCCTGGCGCTGCCCAAGGCGGAATTGCACGTTCACCTCGAAGGTTCGGTCGAGCCCGAGACGCTGGTCGAACTGAGCCGCCGCCACGACCATCCGGAATTCACCCTGCACGATGCCGAACGTCTCTACCGCTACCAGGATTTCGGCGCTTTCCTGGCGGCCTTCAAGACGGTGAGTGAACTGGTGGTGGACCCGGAAGACTACGAGCTCATCACCTACCGCCTGATGGAGCGGCTGCACGCCGAGAACGTGGTGCACGCCGAGGTGTATGTATCGGTCGGGGTCGCGCTCTGGTACAAGCGGGACTTCGCGCCCATCTTCGAGGCGCTGGAGCGCGGGCGCCGCCGCGGCGAGCGCGATTTCGGCGTCTCCGTACTCTGGCTCTTCGATGCGGTCCGGCAGTTCGGGCCCGACCGCGCCCGCCGGGTGGTGGACCAGGCGGCCCGCTACCGCGAGCGCAACGTGGTGGGCATCGGCCTGGGTGGCGACGAGCGCCGCGCGGGGCCGGAATTGTTCCGCGACGTGTATGCCTATGCCGCCGACCACGGCCTCCATCTCACCTGCCACGCCGGCGAGACCGCGGGGCCGGAATCCATCTGGGGAGCGCTCAACCTCAAGGCCGAGCGCCTGGGCCACGCCCTTACCGCCGAACGCGACCGCGAACTCATGGCCGCCCTCGTCGAGCGCCAGGTCCCGCTGGAGATTTGCATCAGCAGCAATCTCCGCACCGCATCCTGCTCGCGCATCGAGGACCACCCGGTTAAGCGCTATTTCGATCTCGGCGCCATGGTCACTCTCAACAGCGACGACCCGGCGATGTTCGGCACTTCGCTCGGCCGTGAATACCAGATCGCGCAGGAGGCCTTCGGCTTCACCGATGAGCAGCTGCGCGAAGTCGCCCGCAACTCCTTCGAGGCGAGTTTCCTCGCGCCGGAGAAGAAGCTGAGCTATCTGGACCGCCTCGACGCCCTGCCGCCGTTCGCCGAGCGGCCGGTGCGGCACTCATGA
- a CDS encoding amidohydrolase family protein, with the protein MRILRQLLACLLLCTCALAAEPNSRALAITNVNIVDVTDGSVERNVTIYIRGSHIQWVAKVAMLEHGEHLQVVNGVDRYVIPGLWNMHMHLVQDVPADYTEKVLMPLMIANGVTGARDMGGNLTRLKALRERIASGELLGPRIVLAGPMLDGPQPAYSDSLAISTTEDARTAVRLLKEQGVDFIKVQSLLPRAAYFAVADEAKKQALNFVGHVPDAVTAAEASQAGQRSMEHMLNILRGCSTEERPIMAAAAEFAARAGTVTPAQASAFGQAQRERILRTYSPARADDLFQRLLSNRNWQTPTLVQLRFFEYADVGEWDRDARMRFVPAFLRDRWKQQREDFLKERSPANLAGWKAFFRKTRQQLAPMRRDYVHFLTGTDSGPYAFPGSALHDELELLVENGLSPLSALRGATIEAAIVMGRQRDTGAIAQGRFADIVFLDGNPLEDIRNVRKVSAVVYNGHFYDRRDLAKITEAAAQAAGAMK; encoded by the coding sequence ATGAGGATCCTCCGCCAGTTGCTGGCCTGCCTGCTGCTGTGTACCTGCGCGCTGGCAGCCGAGCCGAACAGCCGCGCCCTGGCCATCACCAACGTCAACATCGTGGACGTCACCGACGGCAGCGTGGAGCGCAACGTCACCATCTACATCCGCGGGAGCCACATCCAGTGGGTGGCCAAGGTCGCTATGCTGGAGCACGGCGAGCACCTGCAGGTGGTCAACGGTGTCGATCGCTACGTGATCCCCGGCCTGTGGAACATGCACATGCACCTCGTCCAGGACGTGCCCGCGGACTACACCGAGAAGGTGCTGATGCCGTTGATGATCGCCAACGGCGTGACCGGCGCTCGCGATATGGGCGGGAATCTCACCCGGCTGAAGGCGCTGCGGGAGCGCATCGCTTCCGGCGAGCTGCTGGGTCCGCGCATCGTGTTGGCCGGTCCTATGCTCGATGGTCCGCAGCCTGCCTATTCCGATTCCCTCGCCATTTCCACTACCGAGGATGCGCGCACCGCGGTGCGCCTGCTCAAAGAACAAGGGGTGGACTTCATCAAGGTCCAAAGCCTTCTGCCGCGCGCTGCCTATTTCGCGGTGGCCGACGAGGCCAAGAAGCAGGCGCTCAATTTCGTCGGTCATGTGCCGGACGCGGTCACCGCGGCCGAAGCTTCGCAGGCCGGGCAGCGGAGCATGGAGCACATGCTGAACATCCTGCGCGGCTGCTCCACCGAGGAGCGGCCGATCATGGCGGCGGCCGCAGAATTCGCGGCCCGCGCGGGGACGGTCACGCCGGCCCAGGCCAGCGCCTTCGGCCAGGCCCAGCGGGAACGCATCCTCAGGACCTACAGTCCGGCGCGCGCCGACGACCTCTTCCAGCGCCTTCTCTCCAATCGCAACTGGCAGACGCCCACCCTGGTGCAGCTCCGTTTCTTCGAGTACGCCGACGTCGGTGAGTGGGACCGCGATGCCCGCATGAGGTTCGTCCCCGCTTTCCTGCGCGACAGATGGAAGCAGCAGCGGGAGGACTTCCTGAAAGAACGCTCGCCGGCCAATCTCGCCGGCTGGAAGGCGTTCTTCCGCAAGACCCGCCAGCAGCTCGCGCCCATGCGCCGGGATTATGTCCACTTCCTGACCGGCACTGACAGCGGCCCCTACGCCTTTCCCGGCTCCGCGCTGCACGACGAGCTGGAGCTGCTGGTGGAGAACGGCCTGTCCCCGCTTTCAGCCCTGCGCGGCGCCACCATCGAAGCCGCCATCGTGATGGGCCGCCAGCGCGACACCGGCGCCATCGCGCAGGGTAGATTCGCCGACATCGTCTTCCTGGACGGCAATCCGCTGGAAGACATCCGCAACGT